The Anabaena sp. WA102 genome contains a region encoding:
- a CDS encoding AAA family ATPase, translating into MNTSNIKSFSVYGLFGTDDIHIPFDENIKILVGENGIGKTQVLNLFYYTLTRNFFRLDEFSFDELILEFNDRNPIKIDKASVNELTKGIYDNPIVKEFINEVGYSQFEMLRTRFIQVKGNRRKLEMEFEYNPKFRKYPITHLFRVFEQAEMNKENLSNQFFRTCKEEIESGIKGSEIMYFPTYRRVEEDLYNLGYNDEILKQENTLIQFGMDDVKKRFTQIESKIDKLLKEGFSKITSEILSQLVKGFAHTDNNFLNRINENDIEIILARVGKELSETDKNEIRNSVKNQSFGNPSLTYILKKLVEIYDKQKELDDLVKKFKDICNKYLINKRVFYDESAIKIFIKSEKTDSEIDLSKLSSGEKQIISTFSKIYLSESDKRFIILFDEPELSLSMIWQKQLLPDIINSGKCELLLAVTHSPFIFDNELDKYAIGLDQYIQPSETIIA; encoded by the coding sequence ATGAACACAAGTAATATAAAATCTTTTTCAGTGTATGGTCTTTTTGGAACAGATGATATACACATTCCTTTTGATGAAAATATAAAGATACTAGTTGGTGAAAATGGAATTGGTAAGACTCAAGTTTTAAATCTTTTTTATTATACTTTGACAAGAAATTTTTTTAGACTTGATGAATTCAGTTTTGATGAATTGATTTTAGAATTTAATGACAGAAATCCTATTAAAATAGATAAAGCTAGTGTAAATGAATTGACTAAAGGAATTTATGATAATCCAATAGTTAAGGAATTTATTAATGAGGTTGGTTATTCTCAATTTGAGATGTTAAGAACTAGATTTATACAAGTCAAAGGTAATAGAAGAAAATTAGAAATGGAATTTGAATATAATCCCAAGTTCAGAAAATATCCTATAACTCATCTATTTCGAGTTTTTGAGCAAGCCGAAATGAATAAGGAAAATTTATCAAACCAATTTTTTAGAACCTGTAAAGAGGAAATTGAATCCGGTATTAAAGGTAGTGAGATTATGTATTTTCCAACATACAGACGGGTTGAAGAAGATTTATATAATTTAGGTTACAATGATGAGATTTTGAAGCAAGAAAATACACTTATCCAGTTTGGAATGGATGATGTTAAAAAACGTTTTACTCAAATTGAAAGTAAAATTGATAAACTCTTAAAAGAAGGATTTTCTAAAATCACTTCGGAAATTCTCAGTCAGTTAGTAAAAGGATTTGCTCACACAGACAATAATTTTTTAAATAGAATTAATGAAAATGATATTGAAATTATTTTAGCAAGAGTTGGTAAAGAATTATCGGAAACTGATAAAAATGAAATTAGAAATAGTGTTAAAAATCAATCATTTGGAAATCCATCACTAACTTATATTTTAAAAAAGTTAGTAGAAATATATGATAAACAAAAAGAATTAGATGATTTGGTGAAGAAATTTAAAGACATTTGTAATAAATATTTAATCAATAAAAGAGTATTTTATGATGAAAGTGCCATCAAAATATTTATCAAATCAGAAAAAACTGATTCTGAAATTGACTTGAGTAAACTTTCTTCTGGAGAAAAGCAAATTATTTCTACATTTTCCAAAATATACCTTTCTGAAAGTGACAAAAGATTTATTATACTTTTTGATGAACCAGAATTATCATTATCAATGATATGGCAAAAACAATTACTTCCAGATATTATCAATTCAGGAAAATGTGAATTACTTTTAGCAGTAACCCATTCTCCATTTATTTTTGATAATGAACTGGATAAATATGCTATTGGATTAGATCAATATATTCAACCTTCAGAAACGATTATAGCCTAA